CCCGTTCGCGGAACCCCCCACCGTCCCCGACGGCGAACTGCCGCCCGACGAGCTCTTCCCGGCCGGTCCGGCACCCGACCAGCCGGAGACCTTCCAAGGGTGAAACGGATCTTCCTGGTGCGGCCGGGCGGGGCTGCGCCTAGCGTGGCCCCATGAACGCGGGCAGCGGGGGCGGGGAGGCGATCGCGCGGCTCGGCCGTGCGCCGGAGAAACCGGAGACCGGCACACGGATCCTGGCCGACCACGGCTCCGCCTTCCGGATGGGCGGCTTCGACTGGGACCTGCTCACCGGCACCATGGCCATGGACGACGCCGCCCTCGACGTGTTCGACATGGACCCCGACGAGTACGACGGCCGGCCCGAGAGCCTGAGCCCGCGGGTGCTGCCGGACGAGGGCCGCCGGCTCGACACCCTCGTGGCCCAGGCGCTCAAGGACGGCAGCGAGCAGTACGGCGCGTACTTCCGCATCCGCCGCCGCGACGGCAGCCACCAGTGGACCCACACCCAGGGCCTCGTCCACCGCGACGACGCCGGCCGGCCCGTCCGCATCATCGGCATCCTGCGCGACGCCACCCATGAACTCACCGAGTCCGCCGCCCGGCTCGGCCTCGACGAAGGGCGCAGAAAGCGGGCCGGGGTCGTCGAGGGCACCACGGCGGCCCTCGCCTACGCCCGGACCGTGCAGGACGTCATCGACCTGCTCAACGACTCGCACGCGCTGGAACACTTCGGGGCCGCCAGCCTGGTCATGGGCCTCCTCGAAGCCGGCCGCATCCATCTCGTCGCGGAGGGTCCCGACGGGGCCTTCGTGCCGGGCACCCGGTTCACCCGGGTGGACGAGCCGTACCCGATGAGCGAGGTCATCCGGACCCTGCGCCCCCGGTTCATCGAATCGCCCCGGGACTTCGCCGACTCCTTCCCCGTGCTCTGGCCGCACATCAGCGGGCTCGGCATCACCGCGGCCGCCTATCTGCCGCTCATCGCCCAGGCCCGGCCCATCGGCGCGCTCGGCCTGCTCTACAGCGACAAGACCGGCTTCAGCGAGGACGAGCGGACACTGCTCGTCGCCCTCGGCAGCAGCATCGCCCAGAGCCTCCAGCGGGCCGTGCTCTACGAGCAGGAGCACGACCTCGCCGAAGGGCTCCAGCAGGCGATGCTGCCCCGCCGGATCCCCGAGGTGCCCGGTGCCCAGACGGCCGTCCGCTACCGCTCCGCCCGGCTCGGCCGGGACATCGGCGGCGACTGGTACGACGTCATCGCGCTGCCCGGCGGCCGGGTCGGCTGCGTCATCGGCGACGTGCAGGGCCACGACACCCACGCGGCGGCCGTCATGGGCCAGCTGCGGATCGTGCTGCGCGCCTACGCCGCCGAGGGCCACCCGCCCGCCACGGTCATGGCCCGGGCCTCCGTCTTCCTCCATGAACTCGACACCGAACGCTTCGCCACCTGCACCTACGCGGAGGTCGACCTCGGCACCGGAGTCGTCCAGGTGGTACGCGCCGGTCATGTCGACCCGCTGATCCGGGAGATCGACGGCCGCTGCCGCAGACTCCCCGTGGAGGGTGGCCTTCCGCTCGGGCTCTCGGCGGAGTTCGGCCGCCTGGACTATCCGGTGACCACGCTGGAGCTGGACCCCGGCCAGACGCTGATGCTCTACACCGACGGGCTCGTGGAGAAGCCGGGCGCCGACCTCGACGAGGGCCTCCAGTGGCTCTCCTCGCTCGTCCGGCGCGGCCCCGCCGACCTCCAGCACCTCGCCGACCACCTCTGCGACGTCGTCGCCGAGCGGGGCGGCGAGGACGACGTCGCGATCCTGCTGCTGCGCCGCCACGGCACGTACCACCCGCGGGGCACCGGCCGCTTCCAGCAGCACGTGGCCCAGAACGACCCGGAGGCGCTGAGCTCCGCCCGGCACATGATCCGGGCCGCCGTCCGGGCCTGGGGCGCGGGGGAGCGCGCCGACGAGATCGAACTGGTCGCCGACGAGCTGATGACCAACGCCCTGATGCACACCGACGGGGGAGCGATCGTGACCCTGCGGATCCTGACCGGGCCCCCGAGGCGGCTGCGGGTGGAGGTGGAGGACCGGTCCAGCGCCCTGCCCCGGCGCCGCGAGGCCGGGGACGCGGGGGTGTCCGGGCGCGGACTGCTCCTGGTCGACCGGCTCTCCGACGCGTGGGGCGTGGAGCCACGGGGTGGCGGCAAGTGCGTGTGGTGCGAGTTCACCGTGGAGCGCTGAACTTGTTAACTGAGCGTGAACTGATGGTACTTGACCGTAACTGACGGTACGCGATTGACTTCGTTCGCCACCTCCCCGCGTAGGACACGTCGTAGAACACCGCAGGACACCGCCGGACAAGAGGACACTGTGAGCAGCGAGCTACTGGCACCCCTGGACCTGGCCTTCTGGCACCTCGAATCCACCGAACACCCCCTGCACCTCGGGGCTCTCGCCCACTTCGGCCCACCGCCCCCCACCGCCGGGAACGAACCGGCCGACATCCTCGGACTCCTCGCCCGGCGCGCCGCCGCCGTCCCCCGCCTCCGGATGCGCGTCCGCGACGTCCTGTTCCCCGTGGGCGGCGCGGCCTGGAGCGCCGACCCCGACTTCGACGTACGCCGGCACGTCCACGAGATCACCGTCCCCGGCACCGACTTCCCCGCCGAGACCGCCCTGCTCGCCGCGGAACTCATGGAACGCCCCGTCGCCCGCGGCCTCCCGCCCTGGGAGATGTACCTGCTCAGCGGCGCCCCCGACGGCTCCTTCGCCGTCCTCGTCAAACTCCACCACGCCCTCGCCGACGGCATGCGCGCCGTCGCCATCGGCGCCGGGATCTTCGACGAGATCGCGGCGGGACGACGCCCGTCGGGCCGCGCCCGCCCCGTCCCCCCGCGCTCCTGGCTCCCCGGCCCCGGCCGCCTCCTCGGCATCGCCCGGGACCGCCTCGGCGACCTCGGCCGGGCCGTCGAGGTCGGCGCCTCGGTCGTCGGCTCCTCCGTCGCCCGCGCCGGCCACCTCGACCCGCGCCCCACCGGCCCGCTCGCCGCCGAATCCAGCGGCACACGGCGGATCGCCACCGTCACCCTGCCCCTCGACCGCGTCCAGCGGATCCGCCGCACCACCGGCGGCACCGCCAACGACGTCCTCCTCGCCCTCGTCGCCGGCGCCCTCCGCCGCTGGTTCGACGGCCGCGACCTGCCCCTGCCCGGCACCGACCCGCGCGCCCTCGTGCCCGTCTCCCGCCGCCGCCCCGGCGGCCCGGCCGGACCCGGGAACAGCCTCTCCGGCTACCTCCTCGACCTGCCGGTCACCGACCCCGACCCCGCCTCCCGGCTCGCCGCCGTCCGGGCCGCCATGGACCGCAACAAGGCCGCAGGACCCTTCCGGGGAGCGGGCGCCGTCGCCCTCCTCGCCGACCAGCTCCACCCGCTCGCCCACCGATTCGGCGCCCCCCTCGCCGCCGGAGCGGCCCGTCTCCTCTTCGACCTCCTGGTCACCCAGGTGCCGCTGCCGCGCTCCGCGCTCTCCCTCGGCGGCGCCCCGCTGCGCGCGCTCTTCCCCATGGCCCCGCTCGCCCGCGGCCAGTCCCTCGCCATCGCCATGTCCCCGTACGGCGGCCGGGTCCACATCGGCCTCGTCGCCGACGGCGAGGCCGTCCCCGACCTCGCCGCCCTCGCCGCCGCGCTCACCGCGGAACTCGACCTGCTCGACCCGCCGGACGCTACGGAGCGCACGTAGTGCCGGGGCTGACCTTGGTGAGGGAGACCAGGTAGGCCTCGACCTTCGCGTCGACGCAGGCGTCACGGCCGTAACCGGTGTGCCCGGGGGCCCGGAAGGACAGCAGCATGCCGCCGGGGAACTGGCGCGCCAGGCTCACCGCCTCCTCGTACGGGGTCGCCGGGTCCCCCTCCGTACCGACGACGAGGACCGGCGGAACGCCCGCCGCCCGCACCCGGTGCGGGCGCTGGGTGCCGGCCGGCCAGTCCTTGCAGACCAGCTCGCTCATCACCCCGGACGTGCCGTACACCCCCGCGGCCTTGTCGGCGGGGGCCAGCGCGTCCCAGTAGGCCTGGGCGTCGCGCGGGTGGGGGACGTCGAGGCAGTTGACGGCGATGAGGGCGGCCTCGCTGTTGTCCTCGGGCACGTCGCCCGCCGTCCCCGTGGCCTCCTGGCCATCGGGGCCGGCATCGGCGTCGGTATCGGCATCGGCATTGGCGTCGGTGTCGGTGTCGGGCGTCTCCTCCTCGCCCGCCGCCAGGGCCGCCAGCTTCGTACCGTCGCCGCCCTCCGCCGCCCGCAGCGCCGCCGACAGGCCCTCCCACTGCGCCTCCGGCGTGTACATCGACAGGCTGAGCGCGCTGACCAGGCCCGCCGCGTCGAGACCGTCCTCGGAGCCGTCGACCGTCAGCGGTGCGCGCCGCGTCCGTTCGAGGAGCCCGTCGATCAGGGCGCGTATCTCCTCGGGCGACCCGCCGGGGCAGCCTTCGCCGACCACGTCGGCGCAGGAGTCGGCGTACTCGTCGACCGCGTCCCGGAACCCGGTCGACTGGCCCAGGACGCGCTGTCGCCAGTCCAGGGACGGGTCGACCGCGCCGTCCAGCACCATCGCCCGTACGCGGCGCGGGAACTGCTCGGCGTACGAGGTGCCCAGGCTCGTGCCGTACGACCAGCCGACGTACGTCAGCGCACGCTCGCCGAGGGCCGCCCTCAGCACGTCGAGGTCCCGGGCCGCGTCCTCCGTCCCGACGTGCGGCAGCAGCGGGCCGCTGGCCTTCCGGCAGGCGGCGGCCTGCGCCCGCGCACCCGCCAGGGCCTCGGCGCGCTCGGCGTCGGTACGGGGGTCGAGCGGCGTCGCGTCGACGGTCTCGGTCCCGCCCTCGGTGCGGCAGGTCAGGGCCGGCTTGCTGCCGCCGACCCCGCGCGGGTCGAAGGACACGACGTCGAACCGCTCCCGCACGCCCCGGCCGATCTCGTCGGCGACACCGTCCTGGACGAGCTTGGCGCCGGGCTCGCCCGGGCCGCCCGGGTTGAGGACGAGCGAACCGACGCGCTTCCCCGGGAGCGCGGTGGCCGCCTTCGCCACCGGCAGCACGAAGGTCTTGCCGTCGCCCGGACGGGAGTAGTCCCTGGGCACGGTGAGCGTCGCGCACCGGACGTCGCCGCAGGGCCGCCACACCAGCTTCTGGCCGTAGAAGCGCCGCAGATCGGGGCGGGCGGCCGGGTCGACGGGGGAGGCGGAGGTGCGGGGCCGCTTCCCGTCCTGGCCCGGCCCGGCCGTGCAGGCGGCCAGGGACGTGGTGCCGAGGACGGCGAGGGCGAGGACGAGGGCCCGGCGGCGGGCGGTGGAGCGGAACACGGAAACTCCCCTGAGTGGTCGGTCCGGGGAAGCGTCACGCACGGATGCTGAGGATTTGCTGAGGACGGTCCCTTTGCGGGAAGCGTCACGCGAGGATGCTGAGGATGCGCCGAGGACGGTTCCGTCGCGGACGGGTCCCGGGTCAGTC
This is a stretch of genomic DNA from Streptomyces sp. R44. It encodes these proteins:
- a CDS encoding SpoIIE family protein phosphatase, yielding MGGFDWDLLTGTMAMDDAALDVFDMDPDEYDGRPESLSPRVLPDEGRRLDTLVAQALKDGSEQYGAYFRIRRRDGSHQWTHTQGLVHRDDAGRPVRIIGILRDATHELTESAARLGLDEGRRKRAGVVEGTTAALAYARTVQDVIDLLNDSHALEHFGAASLVMGLLEAGRIHLVAEGPDGAFVPGTRFTRVDEPYPMSEVIRTLRPRFIESPRDFADSFPVLWPHISGLGITAAAYLPLIAQARPIGALGLLYSDKTGFSEDERTLLVALGSSIAQSLQRAVLYEQEHDLAEGLQQAMLPRRIPEVPGAQTAVRYRSARLGRDIGGDWYDVIALPGGRVGCVIGDVQGHDTHAAAVMGQLRIVLRAYAAEGHPPATVMARASVFLHELDTERFATCTYAEVDLGTGVVQVVRAGHVDPLIREIDGRCRRLPVEGGLPLGLSAEFGRLDYPVTTLELDPGQTLMLYTDGLVEKPGADLDEGLQWLSSLVRRGPADLQHLADHLCDVVAERGGEDDVAILLLRRHGTYHPRGTGRFQQHVAQNDPEALSSARHMIRAAVRAWGAGERADEIELVADELMTNALMHTDGGAIVTLRILTGPPRRLRVEVEDRSSALPRRREAGDAGVSGRGLLLVDRLSDAWGVEPRGGGKCVWCEFTVER
- a CDS encoding wax ester/triacylglycerol synthase family O-acyltransferase: MSSELLAPLDLAFWHLESTEHPLHLGALAHFGPPPPTAGNEPADILGLLARRAAAVPRLRMRVRDVLFPVGGAAWSADPDFDVRRHVHEITVPGTDFPAETALLAAELMERPVARGLPPWEMYLLSGAPDGSFAVLVKLHHALADGMRAVAIGAGIFDEIAAGRRPSGRARPVPPRSWLPGPGRLLGIARDRLGDLGRAVEVGASVVGSSVARAGHLDPRPTGPLAAESSGTRRIATVTLPLDRVQRIRRTTGGTANDVLLALVAGALRRWFDGRDLPLPGTDPRALVPVSRRRPGGPAGPGNSLSGYLLDLPVTDPDPASRLAAVRAAMDRNKAAGPFRGAGAVALLADQLHPLAHRFGAPLAAGAARLLFDLLVTQVPLPRSALSLGGAPLRALFPMAPLARGQSLAIAMSPYGGRVHIGLVADGEAVPDLAALAAALTAELDLLDPPDATERT
- a CDS encoding alpha/beta hydrolase, translating into MFRSTARRRALVLALAVLGTTSLAACTAGPGQDGKRPRTSASPVDPAARPDLRRFYGQKLVWRPCGDVRCATLTVPRDYSRPGDGKTFVLPVAKAATALPGKRVGSLVLNPGGPGEPGAKLVQDGVADEIGRGVRERFDVVSFDPRGVGGSKPALTCRTEGGTETVDATPLDPRTDAERAEALAGARAQAAACRKASGPLLPHVGTEDAARDLDVLRAALGERALTYVGWSYGTSLGTSYAEQFPRRVRAMVLDGAVDPSLDWRQRVLGQSTGFRDAVDEYADSCADVVGEGCPGGSPEEIRALIDGLLERTRRAPLTVDGSEDGLDAAGLVSALSLSMYTPEAQWEGLSAALRAAEGGDGTKLAALAAGEEETPDTDTDANADADTDADAGPDGQEATGTAGDVPEDNSEAALIAVNCLDVPHPRDAQAYWDALAPADKAAGVYGTSGVMSELVCKDWPAGTQRPHRVRAAGVPPVLVVGTEGDPATPYEEAVSLARQFPGGMLLSFRAPGHTGYGRDACVDAKVEAYLVSLTKVSPGTTCAP